One genomic segment of Mesoterricola silvestris includes these proteins:
- the ssnA gene encoding putative aminohydrolase SsnA, with product MRILIHGGTVITFGSPCRVLEGRAVLIEDGRIARIAPKEAIPGPFDRTLDATGKVVMPGLVNAHMHFYSTLVRGLGKAAPSANFQEVLDNLWWRLDRKLSLDDVDISAEVVLADAVRKGTTTLVDHHASPFAAAGSLDRIAGAVRRSGVRACLCYEVSDRDGQAVTDAGLEENAAFARRCASEKDPHLRALFGLHAAFTLTDATLDRAAVLGRDAGVGFHVHVAEAASDVAYNLQHHGLTSVARLAGHGLLGRGSIAAHCVHASEADQELLASTDTFVAHNPQSNLNNAVGIADVLGMVRRGVRVGLGTDAMTVNMLEEIRVAMWAQHLRQDNPTCAFMEIANTLFARNPELATQLWGFPLGTLEEGAAADVILVDYHPPTPLDGNTVLGHLVFGISQATVDTTLCAGRILMEGKVLCNGLDEAALAARSRELAVKLWDRF from the coding sequence ATGCGAATCCTCATCCACGGCGGAACCGTCATCACCTTCGGGAGCCCCTGCCGGGTCCTGGAAGGCCGGGCGGTCCTCATCGAAGACGGGCGCATCGCCCGCATCGCCCCGAAGGAGGCCATCCCGGGCCCCTTCGACCGCACCCTCGACGCCACCGGCAAGGTGGTCATGCCCGGCCTGGTGAACGCCCACATGCACTTCTATTCCACCCTCGTGCGGGGCCTGGGCAAGGCGGCCCCCAGCGCGAACTTCCAGGAGGTGCTGGACAACCTCTGGTGGCGCCTGGACCGCAAGCTCTCCCTGGACGACGTGGACATCAGCGCCGAGGTCGTCCTGGCCGACGCCGTGCGCAAGGGCACCACGACCCTGGTGGACCACCACGCCAGCCCCTTCGCGGCCGCAGGGTCCCTGGACCGCATCGCGGGGGCGGTGCGCCGCAGCGGCGTGCGCGCCTGCCTCTGCTACGAGGTCTCCGACCGGGATGGCCAGGCGGTCACCGACGCGGGGCTGGAGGAGAACGCGGCCTTCGCCCGGCGCTGCGCCTCGGAAAAGGACCCCCACCTGCGGGCCCTCTTCGGCCTCCACGCGGCCTTCACCCTCACGGACGCCACCCTGGACCGCGCCGCCGTCCTGGGCCGGGACGCGGGCGTGGGCTTCCACGTGCACGTGGCCGAGGCCGCCTCGGACGTGGCGTACAACCTCCAGCACCACGGCCTCACCTCCGTGGCCCGCCTCGCGGGGCACGGGCTCCTGGGCCGGGGCAGCATCGCCGCCCACTGCGTCCACGCGTCCGAGGCCGACCAGGAGCTCCTGGCGTCCACGGACACCTTCGTGGCCCACAACCCCCAGTCCAACCTCAACAACGCCGTGGGCATCGCCGACGTCCTGGGCATGGTGCGCCGGGGCGTGCGCGTGGGCCTGGGCACCGACGCCATGACCGTGAACATGCTGGAGGAGATCCGCGTGGCCATGTGGGCCCAGCACCTGCGCCAGGACAACCCCACCTGCGCCTTCATGGAGATCGCCAACACCCTCTTCGCCCGGAACCCCGAACTGGCCACCCAGCTCTGGGGCTTCCCCCTGGGCACCCTGGAGGAGGGCGCCGCCGCCGACGTCATCCTGGTGGACTACCACCCCCCCACGCCCCTGGACGGCAACACGGTCCTGGGCCACCTGGTCTTCGGCATCTCCCAGGCGACGGTGGACACCACCCTCTGCGCGGGCCGGATCCTCATGGAGGGCAAGGTCCTGTGCAACGGCCTGGACGAGGCGGCCCTGGCCGCGCGCAGCCGGGAGCTGGCCGTGAAGCTCTGGGACCGGTTCTAG